Proteins found in one Phocoena sinus isolate mPhoSin1 chromosome 19, mPhoSin1.pri, whole genome shotgun sequence genomic segment:
- the ZNF575 gene encoding zinc finger protein 575, with protein sequence MLERDAESVARGTDPSPTGKEPVTKGEAPYQGSPQKPSQSVPGPATSAGAPSRPRRRPPPQRPHRCPDCDKAFSYPSKLATHRLAHGGARPHPCPDCPKAFSYPSKLAAHRLTHSGARPHPCPHCPKAFGHRSKLAAHLWTHAPTRPYPCPDCPKSFCYPSKLAAHRHTHHATDARPYPCPHCPKAFSFPSKLAAHRLCHDPPTAPGSQVTAGHRCSSCGQAFGQRRLLLLHQRSHHQAESPGERE encoded by the exons ATGCTGGAGCGGGATGCTGAGTCTGTGGCCCGGGGCACCGATCCTAGTCCCACTGGCAAGGAGCCTGTGACCAAAGGAGAAG CTCCCTACCAGGGCTCGCCGCAGAAGCCCAGCCAGTCGGTTCCAGGGCCCGCCACGTCTGCAGGGGCGCCTTCCCGACCCCGCCGGCGGCCCCCGCCCCAGCGCCCGCACCGCTGCCCCGACTGTGACAAGGCCTTCTCGTACCCGTCCAAGCTGGCCACGCACCGGTTGGCACACGGCGGCGCCCGCCCCCACCCATGCCCCGACTGCCCCAAGGCCTTCTCCTACCCCTCCAAGCTGGCAGCCCACCGCCTCACGCACAGCGGCGCCCGTCCGCACCCGTGCCCGCACTGCCCAAAGGCCTTCGGCCACCGCTCCAAGCTGGCAGCCCACCTCTGGACCCACGCGCCCACCCGCCCCTACCCATGCCCCGACTGCCCCAAGTCCTTCTGCTACCCCTCCAAGCTGGCGGCCCACCGCCATACGCACCATGCCACCGACGCCCGTCCCTATCCTTGCCCGCACTGCCCCAAGGCTTTTTCATTCCCCTCCAAACTGGCCGCCCATCGCCTATGTCACGACCCCCCGACGGCGCCGGGCAGCCAGGTCACCGCCGGGCATCGCTGCTCCAGCTGCGGCCAGGCGTTTGGCCAGAGACGCCTCCTACTCCTTCACCAACGCAGCCACCACCAGGCCGAGAGCCCAGGGGAGCGGGAGTGA